The following DNA comes from Paenibacillus crassostreae.
AATCTAACCGTAGGGACCGTTCTGGTTCCTGCGGTTTTGTGTCTAAGTTCATACTTAGCGAAGAAACACATCTGCATGATGTGTGATCTTCTATTTAGATTACTGCCGGAACAATATTTCGGCGGTTTTTTTGTGTTTATATTCAAAGTTCAATGCTTCCGATGTAGTTTATTCGAAGTATAGCGAGAAGTATTGCTCATAAACTTTTAGGAGGAATTTCAGATATGGATTTGAAAATGTTAGGTTGGAATGATCATTGGGAACAGCAGTGGTCAATATGTGATCGAAAAGATACCATTCCGGCACGTATCGTCGGAGACTTTGGACAAAAATACAGAGTAATAACCGAGCAAAATGGTGATACTTGGGCGGAAATGTCAGGAAAACTGCAACATGAACTAGATAGTCGTAGTTCTTTTCCTTCTATAGGGGATTGGGTGGCCGTGCAACCATTAGCAGGTGAAGATAGAGTTATTATTCAAGGGGTATTGGATAGAAAAACATGTATCTCGCGCCAAGCTGCTGGATTCGTGACGCATGAACAAATTATAGCAGCAAATGTGGATACATTGTTTCTAGTGTGCGCTCTAAATGATGATTTCAATGTTCGTAGAATAGAAAGATATCTTATTATGGCGTGGAATAGTGGTGTGAATCCAGTGATTTTACTTAGTAAGGCAGATCTATGTTCAAACATTGATGAGAAGTTAGGTTTGCTTCAAGAATCTGCAATGGGTGTGCCTGTACATGTGGTATGTGCTATAGAGAATCAAGGGTTTGAAGATGTGGATAAATATCTTACCACGGGTTCCACGGTAGCATTGACTGGCTCATCAGGTTGTGGCAAATCTACGATCATTAATTGGCTATTCGGTGCGGTTCTACAGCGTACGCAAGAAGTGCGAGAGGGTGACAGTCGTGGACGTCATACAACCACACATCGAGAATTGTTTCTACTTCCACAAGGTGCTGTAATGATTGATACGCCAGGTATGAGAGAACTTAAGCTATGGGAGGACGAAGGTGGATTATCCCTTACATTTGCTGATATAGAAGAGCTCAGAAGGAGTTGTAAATTTACGGATTGTCGTCATGAACAGGAATTAGGCTGTGCCGTTCTGCAAGCTGTATCCAATGGAGAGATCGAGGAGAAGCGTCTCTTAAATTACCATAAAACACTTCGTGAACTGAAATTTCAGGCTAAAAAAGAGGCGAAATCTAACAGTAAACAAACCAAGCGTGGTACTAAGACACATGGTACACGCCTGAAGGGCCAAGCGTTGGTAAAACAATTAAATGATTGAAATTAAAAAAACCTCCCCTATCAGCGAGATTTCCGTGAATAGGAGAGGTTCTTTATGAAGTATTATTGGTTTTGAAGAATTTTAGAATTCTGCAGCAACCTTAGTTGCTTTGTTCAATCCTGATTCAATAATTGTTGCTGCTTGATCAGGGGCTTGAGCATGTCCTTCAATGATTACAGTAGTGATATCTTGTACACCGAATAAGTTCATGTTGGATTTCATGAAGGCAACAGCCATTTCAGCAGCAGCCATAGGGCCTTCAGAATAAACACCACCACTAGCGTTTAGAAGAGCAACCTTTTTGCCAGAAAGAAGACCTACAGCGCCTTCTGCCGTATATTTAAAGGTTTTACCTGCTTGATTTAAGTAGTCAACATACGTATGAAGTACAGCTGGAACAGTCATGTTCCATAATGGGAAACCAAATACGACTTTGTCTGCTGCAATAAATTGATCTAAGTATTTCGTTACTGTGTTTGCTGCTTGTTGTTCTTCAGAAGTAGCTTCAATTCCTTGAGAAGCTTTATACAATCCTGTAATTACAGTGTTGTCATAGTATGGTAGATTCTCTGCGAATAGATCTAGTTCAACGATTTCATCATTTGGATGAGATTGTTTGTAGCTGTCCAAGAACGCTTGGTATAGTTTTACACTTACAGCCTGTTCGATGGGGCGGTTATTAGCTTTTACAAATAAGACTTTAGACATAATAATTAATCTCCTATCACTCTATATATAGTATTTACTTTCTTTAGTATAGTACCATACTAATTTGTTGCTTGTCAAAATTCATTTTAAAAAAGGATATCTCCCATATATATAGAGGAAGATATCCTTGATCATTGCTTTTTAGTTAATTCTTATATCCCCTGAAGAGGTACGAATTTTAATAAGATCATCGGTTAATCTTGGTGATTCAGGTGAATCGATATTTCCTGAGTTGGCATCCAAATCGTATGAGCCTTTAAAGTCAGGATCTACTGTTAGGTTGACCTTTCCAGAGTTGGCGGAGATATCTAATGATGAAGCACCTTTTTGTTGCAATTTAATATTTCCAGATCGAGAACTAAAAGCACCTATACCTGTGTATTCGGTTATATTCATATTGCCTGAATGAATAGAGACATCAGCATTTGCTTCAATATTAGAAGCTGTGATATTACCAGAATTCGATTTGATGACAAGCTGATCTGCGACTAGTGATCGGACTGTTAATTTACCAGATTTCACGGTGAGTTCAATATCTTTAGCGTTCAAATTGGTAACTGTTCCATTGCCTGAGTTGAAATGAAGGTCTACTTCTTGAAGTTGGTTCAAATCAGGTAAAGCTACTGTAAGCATTACTTTATGTGATTTGAATGAAATATTAATGAAGTGAATGACATCATCCACCAGATTGATTTCGAACTTTCCATTCATGGATTGGTATTGCTCCAAGTCTGTGATTACGCTATCCTCCAAAGGACCTGATATTTCAATGGTTTGACTGCCATCTGTGCTCTGAACAAATTCAATTTCAGTATTGTATTCACTATTTACTATTAATTGGCTCAGCGTATTGTCCTCGATGTTCCACTTCTTATGATATTCTGTAAGCTCATCACCAAAATTAAATTTATTTGATGCTATACCTATGAATCCTATGATGACTAAAATCAAACCGAGAATGGCAAGTCGTAACATATTTTTATTCAATTGGTTTTGCCCCCTTTAGAGATGTTAATGTTCCATTGAATGAAAGATTTACTAATGGTTATAAGCCATTTATAAGTGACATTGACGGCAATGAATAACCAAAGGCCAATCCCTATACCAGCAATGGTTGCAAATAGTTTCGCCATCGAGAATACATGATTAATAAGATATTCAGGTATGAGCATAAGTGGACTGAGTACAGCTGCGATTGCACCAGCACTTAAACCAACCCATCCAGACCATAAACCAAGGAGTACAGGAATGACTATAATATTAATGAAGAAAAGTCCCGTATAGACAAATATATTACGTGTGATGGTAACAGGCTTCTTGGAATACATCTTAATCTGTGGATCTTGGGTTGGAGATCGATCACCAAGAATTTCTTTAACTAATTGGAAAGGGTCACCAAGGCCCTGAGCAATTTGTTCTTCAGTCTTTCCGTTCTGTAATCCGTGTATAAAATGGGATTCATAATCAGTCAATAATTCTTTGCGTTCATCTTCTGAAAGCACGGCAAGGTGATTCTGCAAAATAAATAAAAACTGTTGTTTATTCATGATTAGTTCCTTCCTCAATCAAATTGGATACATTTTGTACGAAATCCTGCCATTCACTGATCATATCCGTTAAATAAGATTTACCAAGTGTCGTAATACGGTAGTATTTGCGTGGTGGACCCTCTGATGATTCTTGCAGATATGTGGTGCAATAACTATCGTTTACGAGTCTTCGTAGTAGCGGATACAGAGCACCTTCAGCAACGTCAATGTACTTCGACACAGATTGTGCCAATTCGTATCCATATTGATCTTTACGCTGAATGAGGACGAGAACGCAGAGTTCTAATACTCCTTTTTTAAACTGAATACTAACATTCATAAGTTGTTCCCTCAATTCTTGATGCGTAGTTTGAATTGTCTAGTACTGAATATTAATCATTAGTGTTAAGTAGAGTATAATATACACTACTGAATAATGCAACATACCTAAGTGTGGATAATTCAGTTTGCTAAGACAATTGAAAAGGCACCTCTCGATCAACGAGAAGTGCCTTATCTATCTAATTCGAGGTCAAAGCAATATGTTTAATAAAGCGATAATGCTAATGTGTCATCTTCGCTCTTGCTGTGAAGAATAGCTTCTGAACCCTCGATCTCGATACTAATGAGAGATTCTAAGCATTTTTTTAGGGCTCTTTTTCCACTTTGAATCTTTAGATCAAGAGTATTGCTTAGAAGTCTCAATGTTTTTTGTACCGACTGGCTACTGTCTGAGCTGAAATAAACGGGTACTAATCTGTTTTGAAAGCTAATCAACATCGTCATTGAGAACACTCCATTCGTCTTAATACATATTTATATCTTATTGAAAGTTTCTTAAGATTACCTTAAAAGGAGATTATAAATAGCTAAATAATCCATATTTAATATGAATTAGTCCAAGTTGTGAACGGTCCTAGTGCTATGATTGATAAATTATGCAATAGGGTAATAGACCCAGGACTATACTCTTTTGTGAATAACAGTAGTCCATAGTATAGTTATTATTTACATATGGGAATCAATTTCATAATTACGCAAACCTATTTAGTTGTAACTGTATATTGACAGAATGAGTCGTTCTGATCAATCTATAGACCTTATTTAAGCTGCATAAGCGATTATGAAATTGATTCATAGTTGTAGCAATTCTCGATAGAAGTTGTACATAGATAGTTATTTTTTTCATAAATGGTTGATTAATGACGGCGGATGGCCGATAAGGAGAGGATATAACGGTGATTAAGAATCCGGAATCAATTGAGGAGTTTCGTTACATAAGTTCTCAGGCTAAAGAACAAAAATTATCTGCTTATCAAGGCATACTGACATGTAGGTATGGTTATGGTAGAGCAATGGATAAGGCTAAACTCGGTGGGATTGGACGAGACTTCCTTGGAGTATATTTAGAAGATGATAACTGTCATTTTACTTTATGTAAGGGTATTGGGCAGAACATGGAAAGTGGGTATATCTCTCGATATTTAGGTGAAATGTTGATGGATTGGTTAGATACAACAGAAGATTGGTCATCACTAGGATTTCAATCGTATCTAAACAGTATTCCTCCAATGGGGGGGGATCAAGAAATATCTAACCAAGCAATGTACATTTGTGGACGGATTGAACTACCTACATTGGAACGACCTGTGGGCAGAATATGGATGGCTTGGCAAGGGGATTCGAGATTGAAATATTGGAGGGACGAACTAGAAGTGAGCCAATACTTCAAGGATACTATGATCGCTGAGGAGTGGTGGTCCGATTCTAATAAGTACTTGAGTGGGGTACCGCATGTATATCAAAGCCGATTAGAATATGGTATGCCTATGAGATTACAACTATATACAGATGGTCTTAGTGATTTGGATCCCATTAGCGATATACTTCCTAATGAACAAATTCAAATTCTTTTTGATGCTCCACATACAGGTGGATTAACTGACGATGCGGCTTTTTTGGAATTATCTTGGTGAATGTAAGGGATTTCAGATTGAAATGAATTATGGTATGGTGGAATAAAGTGATTATAATATTGAGTCAAATGAAGGAGGCGTATGCGTGGAAGCAAGTTTACTTTCGATTTTAAGTTTAGGATTTGTACTTGGTATCAAGCATGCCATCGAGCCGGATCATGTCATTGCTGTATCAACGATTGCGAGTCAAAGCAAAAAACTGTGGAGATCTTCATTAGCAGGAGTATTTTGGGGTATTGGACATACGGCAACATTATTTATTGTGGGAATCATTCTTTTACTAATGAAAGATGAAATTCCAGAAACATGGGCCTTATCCTTGGAATTTTTAGTAGGAATTATGCTGGTATACCTTGGGATTGCAACGATCCTTTCTTTTAAAAATATTCACGTGCATCAACATGATCATGACGGTGAGGAACATAAACATATCCATTCACATAAACATTATATTAAGCATGAGCATCAACAAGTACATAAAAAAGTTTCATATGTAAAATCGATGCTGATCGGTCTAGTTCATGGTCTTGCCGGAAGTGCTGCGATGGTTCTACTAACGATGAGTACAGTGGATAGTGTAGCAGAAGGTATTATTTATATACTTATATTTGGAGCGGGGACGATTGTGGGGATGTTATTCTTCACTACGATAATTGGGATTCCATTTGTGTATAGTGCCAAAAAAGTAAGTTTAAATAAAATTTTCACCCAAATTACAGGAGTCATTAGTACAGCATTTGGTATCTATTACATGTATAATTTGGGCGTAACCGAAGGGTTATTTAAACTTTGGATACAATAGTATTCATACATAATAATGGCTGTGTTGTCCTAATGAGGGATGACGCAGCCTTTTCTGCTTGAAATGTATTTTTATAGAAGTTTATTTGCTTGTTATGATTAAACATGCCTCCAATTTGGGTAGTCTTAAATATAGCTAGACTAAAAAGGAGATGTTCATATGGGACAGGATCAGATAAACTCATCACGTTTTGCCGGTCAAACAGCGATTGTAACTGGGGCTGGCTCTGGTATTGGAAAAGCAGTAGCGATAAAGTTAGTTCAGCAAGGCGCAAATGTAGCTTTGTTCGACTTGTTAGATGATCGCGCATTAGAAACAGAAACTGAAATTAATCGGATTCGTGAGGGAGCATCCCATGCATTTGACGTGGATATTGCGAATGCGAAACGAGTAGAAAAGGCAGTTCTTGAGACGGTAGAAATGTATGGTGGCGTTGATATTGTATTTGCCAATGCAGGCATCAATGGCGTGGTTGCTCCAATCGAAGATTTGAGTCTTGAGGATTGGCAGAAGACACTGAGTGTCAATCTTAACGGAACTTTTTTAACATTAAAGCATTCGATACCTCATCTCAAAAAGAATGGTGGAAGCGTCATTATTACAAGCTCGATCAATGGGAATCATACGTTCTCAAGTTTTGGGATGTCAGCATATAGTACTTCGAAGGCAGGACAGGTTGCTTTTGCCAAAATGGCCGCACTTGAGCTTGCGAAGTTTAAAATTCGTGTAAATGTTATCTGTCCAGGATCCATTTCAACCAATATTGATCAAAGTACGAAAAAAACAGATCACCTGAAGGACATTGTAATTCCTGTTCAATATCCTGAAGGGAGTCAACCTTTGGAGGATGGCCCAGGTGCTCCTGAGCAAGTAGCCAACTTAGTTAGCTTTCTAGCTTCGCATGAGGCATCTCATATTACAGGGGCACAAATCGTTATTGATGGCGCAGAATCGTTACTGTAACTTTGAACGCTTATCACTTCACTATATTCAATACTCAAAGAAACGGCTGAGCGTCCTTAATAAGAGGAACTAGCCGTTTCTTCTTGTTTATATCCCTATGATTAGAAGTACCTTCACTATATAATAAACAAGAACATTATCATCGAATTCGTTTGGAGAAGATAAAATGCATGATTTACCTATATATGATGTCTTACCGCAACTCAAAAAACAATTAAAACAATATTCTTCAGCTGTTCTTATAGCAGAACCTGGTGCAGGGAAAACTACTCGCGTCCCCCTGGCCTTACTTGATGAACCATGG
Coding sequences within:
- the rsgA gene encoding ribosome small subunit-dependent GTPase A, translating into MDLKMLGWNDHWEQQWSICDRKDTIPARIVGDFGQKYRVITEQNGDTWAEMSGKLQHELDSRSSFPSIGDWVAVQPLAGEDRVIIQGVLDRKTCISRQAAGFVTHEQIIAANVDTLFLVCALNDDFNVRRIERYLIMAWNSGVNPVILLSKADLCSNIDEKLGLLQESAMGVPVHVVCAIENQGFEDVDKYLTTGSTVALTGSSGCGKSTIINWLFGAVLQRTQEVREGDSRGRHTTTHRELFLLPQGAVMIDTPGMRELKLWEDEGGLSLTFADIEELRRSCKFTDCRHEQELGCAVLQAVSNGEIEEKRLLNYHKTLRELKFQAKKEAKSNSKQTKRGTKTHGTRLKGQALVKQLND
- a CDS encoding FMN-dependent NADH-azoreductase — translated: MSKVLFVKANNRPIEQAVSVKLYQAFLDSYKQSHPNDEIVELDLFAENLPYYDNTVITGLYKASQGIEATSEEQQAANTVTKYLDQFIAADKVVFGFPLWNMTVPAVLHTYVDYLNQAGKTFKYTAEGAVGLLSGKKVALLNASGGVYSEGPMAAAEMAVAFMKSNMNLFGVQDITTVIIEGHAQAPDQAATIIESGLNKATKVAAEF
- a CDS encoding DUF4097 family beta strand repeat-containing protein; this encodes MNKNMLRLAILGLILVIIGFIGIASNKFNFGDELTEYHKKWNIEDNTLSQLIVNSEYNTEIEFVQSTDGSQTIEISGPLEDSVITDLEQYQSMNGKFEINLVDDVIHFINISFKSHKVMLTVALPDLNQLQEVDLHFNSGNGTVTNLNAKDIELTVKSGKLTVRSLVADQLVIKSNSGNITASNIEANADVSIHSGNMNITEYTGIGAFSSRSGNIKLQQKGASSLDISANSGKVNLTVDPDFKGSYDLDANSGNIDSPESPRLTDDLIKIRTSSGDIRIN
- a CDS encoding HAAS signaling domain-containing protein, which codes for MNKQQFLFILQNHLAVLSEDERKELLTDYESHFIHGLQNGKTEEQIAQGLGDPFQLVKEILGDRSPTQDPQIKMYSKKPVTITRNIFVYTGLFFINIIVIPVLLGLWSGWVGLSAGAIAAVLSPLMLIPEYLINHVFSMAKLFATIAGIGIGLWLFIAVNVTYKWLITISKSFIQWNINISKGGKTN
- a CDS encoding PadR family transcriptional regulator → MNVSIQFKKGVLELCVLVLIQRKDQYGYELAQSVSKYIDVAEGALYPLLRRLVNDSYCTTYLQESSEGPPRKYYRITTLGKSYLTDMISEWQDFVQNVSNLIEEGTNHE
- a CDS encoding sulfite exporter TauE/SafE family protein, yielding MEASLLSILSLGFVLGIKHAIEPDHVIAVSTIASQSKKLWRSSLAGVFWGIGHTATLFIVGIILLLMKDEIPETWALSLEFLVGIMLVYLGIATILSFKNIHVHQHDHDGEEHKHIHSHKHYIKHEHQQVHKKVSYVKSMLIGLVHGLAGSAAMVLLTMSTVDSVAEGIIYILIFGAGTIVGMLFFTTIIGIPFVYSAKKVSLNKIFTQITGVISTAFGIYYMYNLGVTEGLFKLWIQ
- a CDS encoding SDR family oxidoreductase; the protein is MGQDQINSSRFAGQTAIVTGAGSGIGKAVAIKLVQQGANVALFDLLDDRALETETEINRIREGASHAFDVDIANAKRVEKAVLETVEMYGGVDIVFANAGINGVVAPIEDLSLEDWQKTLSVNLNGTFLTLKHSIPHLKKNGGSVIITSSINGNHTFSSFGMSAYSTSKAGQVAFAKMAALELAKFKIRVNVICPGSISTNIDQSTKKTDHLKDIVIPVQYPEGSQPLEDGPGAPEQVANLVSFLASHEASHITGAQIVIDGAESLL